A segment of the Nitrospiria bacterium genome:
AAGGGGAGAAGGCGTCCACGTTTGAGGTCGTCATCCAGCTCGGCGCGATCCTGGCGGTGGTCTTTCTCTACAAAGAAAGGTTTTACGGCCTGATTCCCTCCAACAAATCGAAAGGGCTCGCGGGGATCAACGGACTGTATCTTTTATTTCTGACGACCCTCCCGGCGGTCGTGATCGGCGGCTTGACCCACGGCTTCATCAAAAACCATCTCTTCAACTCGAAAACAGTCGCGCTGGGTTTGGGCATCGGGGGCGTGGCCATTCTCCTGGTCGAACGCTTCCTTCCAAAGGTCAAAAAGCGCGGGGTCGATTCGCTGGGCTGGCGCGAGGCGCTCTTGATCGGTTTCTTTCAATGCCTGGCCCTGTGGCCGGGCGTTTCCCGTTCGGGGGCGACCATCTTAGGCGGGATGGCGATCGGGGTGGAGCGCAGGACCGCGGCCGAATATTCTTTTCTCGCCGCCGTTCCTGTGATGTTTGCCGCGACCGCGTACGATCTCTTTAAGAGCCGGTCGTTCCTGGACGCTTCCGATCTGACGACGTTCGGCATCGGATTCGTCGTCTCTTTCATTACGGCGTGGTTTTCCGTCAAGGGGTTCATCGGCCTGCTGGGGCGTTACACCCTGAACGGGTTTGGATGGTATCGCATCGCGGTGGCCCTGCTGATCTTGTGGCTCCTCCGATAAGTCCGGGTTCCGAACCCGCCACGGCGTCGTTCATCAGCCCGATTCTACGGCTCTCTTCGCCTCTGCGTTTTGAAACGATGACCGGCGGACGGGGAATACGCTCCCGAGTTCGGCCCTCCCGAGAAAGCGGATGGATCCCGAGGGCTTGAGGTCTGCGACGCTTGACAGCGCTCTTGGGCCCGCTCGATCAGGACTTCCTGGGCTCCCCGGTCGTCGGCGCCCGGCTCGGCCGCAACGCGATCGTAGGTTCCGTCCGGCCGCATGGTCCATAAACCCCGTCGGTTCGTCATTTGAAGATCCAGAATCTGGCGGAGCTGGACGCGCAGGTCGGGTTCCTCCACGGGGACGGCGACCTCGATGCGATGTTCCATCTTTTGCGCCATGCAGTCCGCGGAACTGATGAAATATTCCTCGTCCCCGCCGTTGCGGAAATAATAGATCCGGGCGTGCTCCAGAAAGCGTCCGACGAGGCTGAACACCCGGATGCGGTCGGAGACGCCGGGGATGCCCGGCCGCAGACGACAGGTATCCCGCACGATCAAATCGACCTTTACGCCCGCCTGGGACGCCCGATAGAGCGCCTTGGTGATATCCTTGTCTTCCAGCGCGTTGATCTTAAACCGGATGAGGCCCGGTGATCCGTCCTGCCGCAGGGCTTCCCGTTCGATCTTCGAGAGAAGGGCCTGTTTGAAGCGGGTCGGCGCCGGCAGCAGTTTGCGGTAGTTCCGGTCCGGAACGTTGCCGGACGTGAGGTAATTGAACAGCTCGGTCAGATCCCCGCCGATCACGGGATCGCAGGTCAGCAGGCCCAGATCGCTGTAGACGCGGGCGGTGTCGGCGTTGTAGTTGCCGGTTCCGAAATGGGCGTAGCGGCGCAGCCCGTCGTAATCCCGCCGCAGCACGAAGATGATTTTGCAGTGCGTCTTCAGGCCCAGCACACCGTAGGAGACGTGGATTCCGGCCTCCTCCAGGCGATGGGCCCAACGGATGTTCGACGATTCGTCGAAGCGGGCCTTCAGTTCCACCGCGACGGCCACCTGCTTGCCGTTCTGGGAGGCCTCGATCAGGTACTCGATGATCTTGGATTCCGCCGCCGTCCGGTACAGGGTCATCTTGATCGCGAGCACTTTCGGGTCCTGGCTGGCCTCCTTCACGAACCGTTCCACCGACGTGACAAAGGAGTCGTACGGATGCTGGAGAAGGAGGGGGCCCTGCTCGCGGATCCGATGGAAAATGTTCGTGGCGCCGGCGATCAGCGGAGGATCCATGGGGTGGTGGGGCGCGTCGTGAAGTTCCCGGATTTTCAAGGCGGCGATCTGGGAGAGATCGCGCTTGGCCATGAGCCCGTCCACCTCGAACACGTCGGCGGCTTCGTCGAGTCCGAGTTCGGCCGCCAGCATCCCCCGCCGCGTCGGGTTCATGCCCTTCGACGTCTCGAGACGGACGATGGGGGCGAATTTTCGGTCCCGGAGTTCGGATTCGACCATCGACATCAGGTCTTCGGCCTGGTGCCCCGGGATTTCGGTGATGGCGTTGCGGGTCACGCGAAACAACTCGCAGGACTCGATCTGCATCCCGGGAAAGAGGAGGTCCAGGTTTTGCGCGATCACGTCTTCAAGGGGGACGAAGCCCAACTGCTCCCGGATTTGAAGAAAGCGCGGAACCTCCTCGCCGATCGGGACTTTGATGCGGACGAGGTCGGCCTTGTCCGCGCCGGGGTGCCGGACCGTGACCAGAAGATTCAGGGAGAGGTTGGAAATAAACGGAAAGGGATGGGCGGGACCGATGGCCAGCGGCGTGACCAAGGGGAAAACATTTCGGACATAATGATCGCGCACGGCGGCCTTATCGGCCGGGTTCAGGGCGGTGTAATTGTTGAGATGAATCCCGGCCTGGTCCAGCAGGCGGAACAACTCCACGGAAAGGCCGCGCTGCTGGTCCTCCATCTCCCGGACCACCGCGTGGCATTCGTGAATCTGCTTCTCCGGCGTGCGACCGTCGACCGAGAGTTCCGTCACGCCGGCGCCGGCCTGTTGCTTTAATCCGCCGATCCGTTTCATGAAAAATTCGTCCAGGTTCGAGGCGACGATCGCCAGGAACTTCACGCGCTCCAACAACGGGGAGCGCTCGTCGAAGCCCTCGTTGAGCACGCGCCGGTTGAATTCCAGCCAGGTGAGCTCGCGATTGAGGTACCATTCTGGGGCGTCCAAGTCGACCGCCGAGACCAGTTCCTTTTCCATCCGTTCCTCCCCCCGGGGCTCCGAACAAGCCCCGAGATTCTCGATTGAAAAAACCGATGCTAGCATCCGTGTATTAAATCCGTGTTACGCCCATGTTAAAACTGATGAAGCCGTTCAGCTTCCGCTTGACTGCGAGGGGATTTCATGGTCTAAATGGCATGGCGCTCCTTGGACCATGAACCATTCGAGGGAGGAACGATGTCGGGATTGACCCATGCCGGGGGTATTGTGGTGCGACTCCAAGGGGATGCTCCCCGTTATCTTGTCGTCACGGCCAAAAACGACGCTCTGCGCTGGGTCTTTCCCAAAGGGCATATCGATCCGGGCGAAACCCCGGAGGCCGCCGCCGAACGCGAGGTGCGCGAAGAGGCCGGGATGGATGCGAAGATCGTGGAGGCGGTGGGTTCGGTTGATTTTAAAAAAGACGGCCGGGAGGCCCGCGCGGCCTTTTTTCTGATGCACTACGTGCGAAACGCCGGTCCGGGGGAGGATCGCAAGCGGCGCTGGTGCCCCTACGAGGAAGCGCTCGAACTTCTGTCCTCCGACGCCAACCGCGATCTCCTGCGCCGCGCGCATTCCCTCGCGAACAAGCACCTTCATCGCCAGGGGTCCGCGTCTTGATCCCTCGCCCCTGTCGACCTTTTTGGACCGTCACCCTCCGATCATCCATCGACTCTCAGGACGCCTCGACGACCGGGTGTGCGGTTGACTTTGGTTCGGGGAAACCTTTACCATGACCCAAACCCAGGGAACGGAGCGATCGTGGCGAAAAAAATTGTGATGATCGAGGACGAGCCGGACATCACCGGCCTGGTCACCCATTACCTTGAAAAAGAAGGCTATCGCGTCGCGACGGTTCGGGACGGGGCCAAGGGCTTTCAACAGATCAAGGCCGAGCCTCCCGATCTGCTGATCTTGGATATCATGTTGCCCGAAATGGACGGCCTGGAGATCTGCCGGAGGGTGCGCGCGGATTCGAAGACGGCCGCGCTCCCGATCATTATGTTGACCGCGAAGGGTGAAGAGACCGACCGGGTGGTGGGCTTGGAGGTGGGCGCGGACGATTACCTCACCAAGCCCTTCAGCCCCAAGGAGCTCGTGGCCCGCGTCAAAGCCCTTCTTCGAAGGGCCGACCGCCGGGAGGCCGAGCCGGACCGCTATGTTTACGGCGATCTGGTTTTGGATCCGGTCCGCCATGAAGTGCGCCTGCAGGGCCGGGAGATTGTTCTGACGGCCAAGGAGTTCGGCCTGCTCGAACGGCTATTGAAAGAACGCGGCCGCGTTCTGAGCCGGGACGCCCTCCTGGATAAGGTCTGGGGTTACGATGCCGATGTGATCAGTCGAACGGTGGACGTTCACATCCGGCGGCTGCGGGAGAAGATTCCTTTCTTGAAGGACTGTATCCAGACCGTCAAGCCCTTCGGTTACAAGCTCAAAGAGGAACCCTGAACGGTGCGGCTCTCCCTCCAGAGCAGGTTTGTGCTGGCCTTGCTGTTGTCCGGTGTTTTCACCTTCCTGCTGGCGTACGGATTGACCTTTTGGGTTCGGGACCCCGTCTCGGCGCTCGCGATCGCGCTCCTTGCGTCTCTTCCGGTCCTGTGGGTGATCGGGCGCGGGCTGGCCCGCCACGTGACGAAACCGTTCGAGGAGATCGCGGCCGTCGCCCGCGGGCTGGCCGCCGGGCAACGGGGCCGGCGGGTCGCCGTCCGGTCGCGGGACGAGATCGCCGACTTGGGCCACGCGGTGAACCGGATGGCCGCGGATCTTGAAACCAAGCTGACCGAGATTTCGGAAGACCGCGGCCGTCTTCAGGCCGTACTCTCCAGCATGGTGGAGGGCGTGCTGGTCCTGGATCGGGAGCGGAAAATCCTGCTGATGAACGCCGCGATCGCGCGGATGTTTCTTCTGGAGGATTCGGCGGTTCTGGGCCGTCCCTTGATCGAAGTGTTCCGGCATCGTCAGCTTCACCAACTGGTCCAACGGACGCTGGAGAGCGGAGCGGACCAATCGGAGGAGCTTGCGATGTTTATCCCCGACGAGCGCATCTTTTCCGTGCAGGCCTCGGTTTCCGAAAAAGGGGGGGTCGCGGTCGTTCTGGTCTTTCACGACGTGTCGAGTTTGAAGCGGCTGGAGCGCATCCGAAAAGACTTTGTGGCCAATGTTTCGCACGAGCTCCGCACGCCCATGACCTCGATCAAGGGGTATATCGAGGCCCTGATCGACGGGGCGAAGGACGACCCCCGGAAGTGCGTCGAGTTTCTCCGGATCATTCAAAAACACGCCGATCAGCTCACGGCGTTGCTGTCCGATCTTCTCCAGCTCTCGACCATCGAATCCGGCCGATACCAATGGCAGCGGGGAACGATCCCGGTGGCCGATCTGATCGGCAAAGCCGTTCATCTGCTCCAACCCCAGGCCGAGAAGAAAGGCCAGACGATTTCGACCGGTTCCGCCGCGGACGCGGGGTCCGTGATCGGCGATGCGGATAAACTGACACAGGTTCTGATTAATCTGATCGATAACGCCATCAAGTACAGTCCGGCGGGCGGCCGGATCACGGTGGAGGCCCGGCAGGACGCAACGGGCGTCGAGATCGCGGTCGGCGACACCGGCATCGGGATTCCCTCCAAGGAAATCGTCCGGATTTTTGAACGGTTTTACCGGGTGGACCGGGCGCGCTCCCGGGAAGTGGGCGGCACGGGCCTCGGCCTGGCCATCGTCAAGCACATCGTCGAAGCCCACGGCGGAAAGGTTTCCGTCGAAAGCCAGATTGGAAAAGGTTCCCGGTTTATTGTGACCCTTCCGAAGCAGCCCCCTTTTCCCTGATCGTTGACGATCGGGGCTCACGTCGTTTGCCCGTTGTTTTCCCGCCCGTAAAATTTACGCGCGTGTAACGTCGCCGTAAGCCCGCCGCAACAGTCGTCCTCTAGGATGGATTTCGCGGTCCACTTCAACCATGCTCGACCAGCGCAAGAAGAACACGGCCCGGGTTGTCCGGTTTCGAACTGTCCCGCCTGCCGAGGCGGTCTGTTCCTCCGGCCGAGACAACTTGGGCCGCGTTTTTTCGAATCGTGAATTTGTTACGTCGAGTTAACGTCATCTTGATCCCTCGGCAACAAATTCCTGATAGGCTGTCTTTAAAGAATGAATGATGCGATGTCACCCGAGAAGGATTCATCTCAGAAGGACATTCTGGTCGTCGAGAGCGACTCGAATACCGCCGGACTTCTCAAGCAGGAACTTGAAAAATATTACTTCCAGGTTCGGATTACCCCGGACGGTAAAAAAGGATTGGCGGAAGCGCAGACCGCGCCGCCCGCTCTGATCATTTCGGAATTGATCCTCCCGGAACTGGACGGGTGGACGCTCTGTCGTTTGTTGAAGAGCCATCCCAAAACCAAAGCCGTCCCCCTTCTCGTTCTCACGATGCTTGGACAGGAGGAAAACCGCCTCCGCGGGCTTGAGCTGGGCGCGGACGATTACATGACCAAGCCGTTCAGCGTGAAGGAAGTGGTGTCCCGCGTCCGGGCGCTGCTTCGGCGCAGTCAAATGAACAGCGAAAATAAGCCGAAGACCCTTCTGAAGATCGGTCCGCTGACGATCGACTTGGAACGGCATGAGGTGCATGAGCGCGGCCGACCGGTGTCCCTGACCCCGATCGAGTTCTCCCTGCTCGCCTATCTGGCCGAGCATTCCGGAAGGGTCTTCACGCGCGACCAACTGATTACGGCGCTTTGGGAGAAAGACCGCTTCATCGAGGAGCATAACCTGGATGTGCATATGCATGCCCTTCGGCAGAAGGTCGAGGGGGATCCGGACCGGCCTCGTCTTCTCGTGACCGTGCACGGGGTGGGTTACAAACTTGAATCCGAACCGTGAGCCCAAGCTCCGCGCGGATCAAGGCAGGGTTCTTCAAACGCGGGAGGTGGAAAGGGATAAGCGCGCTCCGGCGCGCCAAAATTAACACGGATTTAACACGGCCTTGATGGAGGCTTAACGCCGCATTATTAAAGTGATACCATGCGAACAGTGTACAAAACGAAAAAATCAAAAAAGAAATGCCCCGCCTGCGGCTCCATGGTCAATTATCGATACGGAAAGGCCTGGACGGGGAGGCGGCGCCTCCAATGTCTTTTGTGCGGAAGACAGTTCACGATCGGGGCAAAACGGGCGGAGGTGACGGATCGGCCCTTGTGTCCGGTGTGTGCAAAGCCCATGCATCTCTATAAGAGAGAGGCAACGGTGCTTCGCTTCCGGTGTTCGCGTTATCCGGGATGCAAGACGTTCAAGAAGACGGTCTGTCTTGAGGATCCCCATCATGTCCGGTACCGTTTACAGAATACGGCCTAGGGATCGTCGACAAGGAGGAGAAAACGGATGAGCTATTACGTTCATCATGTTGAGGGGCGCTTGAGGGTCAAGTCCCCTTTTATCAAGAGAAGTTCAGCGACCGCTCTGGAAATCAAGCGACTCCTGGGACAAATTCAGGGGATCGAGAGCGCCGAGATCAACACGGTGACCGGCAGCGCCGTCATCTATTACGAGCCCAAAGCGGTCTCTTCGCAGGAAATTCTGGATTGCCTCGAGCGGGCCGGCTATTTCGATTTGTCGAAAGCCGTCACGAACGACCAGCACGTTTATGCCGCCGCCGCCCAAACCGGCGGGATTCTTTGGAAGGCCCTGGCCGGAGCGCTTGTTGAACAGGCTCTCCAGGGTTCCGCGCTGTCTTTGATCGCGGTTCTGATTTAACCCGTAACCCGCCGAACCGTTTTCTCCATCGACCCGACCGAAAGCCGAACCCGTCCGCGGGGACCTATTCTTTAAAGATGATTTTTAAAAATCCTCCGTCCAGGCTGGCCGATGTCGGCGTCCGCCCGGCCAGGTATTGGGGAAGGGCGATGGAGCGTTTGTGCTTCCCGACCTGGATTCGCAATTCATCGCCGCATTTCTCCAGATCGATGTCGCTTCCCTGTATCCCGACCAGCCGAAGGGATAACGTATATTCTCCGTCTTTCAATTCAAAGGTCAGGGGCTGCACGTCCGAGAGCCGCTGGACGGGGTCGTTCCCACGATAGAGGGTCTCGGCCAGAAGCGTGAGCGCCGGAATGCCGGTGACCTCCTGCGGCATCAGGGGAACTTCCAGGGGGACCAGGGGGGAAAAAGACTCGGCGATCATCCGGCGGTATTCGGATTGCTTCTCTTTCCACGCCGCCAGATAGGGGTCGGAAATCTCCGGCGGCAGGACCCGGTTGATCAGCAGCGCGTCCACGGTGAATCCGTATAAACTAAAAAAGGTGAACGCCCGCTGTGTTTCGAGGATGGCCATCCGGTCGGCATTCAGGACCAGGCGCACCGATGTCAGGACGGGATCGGCCAGGATGCGCCGCAAGGCCTCGACCTGATCGAAAAGCCTCTGGATCTGATCCGGGAAGGCGCTCTCGGCGGCCGTCTTCCGCTGGAACGCTTGCAGCAGCGGAACGAAGACGTTGCCGATTCCACGGGAAAAATCCAGGATATTTTTGATGTAAAGCCGGCCGAGATCGGGAGCGCCCAGCAATCGCATCGCCGCGCCCGTCGGGGCGCTGTCGATGATCAGAACGTCGAACCGGCCTTCGTCAAAATATTTCTTGATGCGAACGAGACTCAGGATTTCATCCAGCCCGGGAAGAACGGCCATTTCGCCGGCGATCGCGGATTCCAGCCCGGTCTTCTGCAGAATGGCGGCGATCCGCCTCTTGATGTTTCCCCAGTATCGTTCCAGTTCTTCCCCGGTGTCGAGTTCGGCGGCGAGAAGTTCCGGAGGGCCGACCGGCCTCGGATCGTTGGACAATGGAACGGCCAGGGAATCGGCGAGGCTGTGGGCGACGTCCGTGCTGATCACCAGCGTTTTGTAGCCCAGGGCCGCGGCTTTGAGGGCGGTCGCGGCCGCCAAGGTTGTCTTTCCAACCCCGCCTTTACCGGTGAACAGAATGATGCGCATCAGCGGGTTTCGGCCAGATGCCGATCAATGGCTTCCAAAACATCTTCGCGGTTTTTCAGCCGCGCTTCGTGCGCCCGGACGATCCGGATCTGCTCGTTGGACAGTCCGGCCAGGCGGTTCATCACCTGGACGGCGTCCAGTTGATTGTAATTGTCGATCGGGAACATCGGCACCTTGATTCGTTGGGGAGGCTCCTGGGCTTGGGGGGCGTCGGGGCGGGCGGAAGGATTCCGGCCCGCATCACCCTCCGCGGATTTAAACAGGTTCGCAAGTCGTTCCAGGACGATCGCAACCGCGCCGCAGCCGATGAAGAAAACGATCCCGGCCGCAAACTGCGCCCCGCGCAGCCACTTGGTCAGGAGCGAGGGGTCGTCGGAGCGGTTTTTAATGACCAGTTTTTCAGGCGGCGGCTTCGTCGATACCGGGGCCGCGGACTGCGCTTCATTGACGGCATGCACGAAGGGTCTCCTTTATATAGGGGCGGAGGTCTGCTGGTCCGAGATCCCGCCGCGGGTTTTCTTTTCGAGCACGGTTTCCTTGACTTGACGGCCGGCGAGAATCGGCAGAAACGCCTTGATCCTCGCGGTCGGCCGCAACTCCTTCAACGCGGCCTCATAATGGAGATGAATCTCCTCTACGGGAACCCCGAGCTCCCGGGCCAGGTCCTCGATGGTTGAGAAATTCTGTAGCTCATCCGAATCGTTTTCCGAGATCAAAGCCGCCGCCATGAGCATCTCCTCCTTTGGATTCCGTCATTATAACATGATCATAGGATATGAAAAGCCGTCAGCCGGACTTCAAAACACCCGCCTGATCGGTTCGCTCCCAGGGCAGGTCCAGGTCCGTTCTTCCGACATGCCCGTAGGCCGCCAATTTTCTGTAAAACCCGTCCTTGGCGGCCGCAGGGAGATGGCGGAGCCGGAAGGCCCGGATGATGCCGGCCGGCCGGAAATCAAAAAGTTTTTCCAGACGGGAGGAGATCTCCGAGTCCGGAATCCGGCCGGTTCCGAGCGTCTGGACCTGGATGCTGACCGGTCGCGACAGACCGATCGAGTAACTGAGCTGCACCTCGCACTCTTCAGCCATCCCGGCCGCCACGACGTTTTTCGCCGCGCAACGGGCCATGTAGGCGCCGATGCGGTCGATCCGGGTCGGGTCCTTCCCGCTGAGCGCCGAGCCGCTGTGACGCGAATACTCCCCGTAGGTGTCAATGGCGTTCTTCCGACCGGTCAAACCGGAATGGATCGAGGGGCCGCCCACGATAAAGGGCCCGTCCGGGTTGACAAAGATCCGGGTTTGATCGTCGGGACGGATCGGTTCATCGGCGAAGACGGGCAGGATCACGGTTTCGCGAATGTCGTCCGTGAGCTTCTTCAGATCCGGTTCCGACGGCCTGTTCTGGCTTGCGATCACGGTCAGGCTGTGGATCCGATAGGGCCGGCGCTTTCGGTATTCGATCCCCACCTGGGTCTTTCCGTCCGGCGCGAGATAGGGCAGGGTCGCTTTCACGCGGGCCGTGGTCAACTGCCGGGCCAGTTTGTGGGCCAGCCAGATCGGGAGCGGCATCCGGGACGGGGTTTGGTTGCAGGCGAACCCGAAAACCGTGACCTGATTTCGAACCGGGATACGCTCCAGTTCCGGCTCGGTGAGATCCATCTCGTCCCGCAGACCGTTGTCGTCTGGAGGGAGCTCCGCAAGGCTCGTCACGATGCTGCAGGTTCGTCCGTTGAAGGCGTGGTGTTCGTATCCGACCCCGTTGATGATTTCCCGGGCGACCGTGGCGAAATCCACGCTGGCCTTGGCATGAAATCGTGCGGCGACAAAAACGATCGCGGTCGAGACGGCGCACTCCGCGATCACTCTTGAAAAAGGATCCTGTTGGAGGAAGCGGTCCACGATCGCGTCGCTGATCTGATCGCAGAGCTTGTCCGGATGACCCTCCGTAACCGATTCGGATGTGAACATAAAATCTTCTTTCATGGGTTTCCTCGCGTTTTCTCCGGCTCCGGTAAGGCGGGAGCGATCGACCTTCCCTTGGTCAGTTCGTTGACCACCAAGGGGACGACGGCCGCGCCCCCGATGACGACGCCGTCGAGCAGGCCGACGGGCGTGACGCCCAAAAGCCTCCGGAGTCCCGGGACCGCCAGGGTCAGAACCTGAAGCGCCACGGAGCCGGTGACGGCCAGGGAGAGGTAGGGGTTCGGTTGCAGGGGCGGGTTCTGCGGCGACCGGACCGGGTCGAGGAGGCTGTGGTTTTCGGACCGGCAGCTCAGCGCGTGCAACAATTGTCCCAAGGTCAGCGTGGTGAAGGCCAGGGTGCCGGCCTTCGGACCGGGACCGTATCGCAGGATGCCGTACCCGTACGCGCCCAGCGTACCGGCCGACAGGACGGCCGCTTCGGACGCGATCCGCTTAAAGTCCGATAACTGAACGATCGGCTCTTCCGGATTTCGGGGAGGGCGGCTCAGCACGTCCGGTTCCGGCGGCTCCATCGCCAGTCCCAAGGCCGGAAAGACGTCTGAAATCAGGTTGATCCAGAGCAGCTGCATCGAATTCAAAGGCTCCCCCAGTCCGGCCGAGATCGCCCCAAAGACGACGATGATTTCGCTCAGATTGGTCGCCAGAAGAAAATGCACCGACTTCCGGATGTTGTTATAGATCGTCCGGCCGTGACTGACGGCGACGATCATCGTCTCCAGATTGTCGTCCTCGACGATCACGTCGGCCACCTCCCGAGCGACATCCGTTCCGGTGTGGCCCATGGCGATCCCGATATCGGCGGCCTTCAGGGCGGGCCCGTCGTTGATGCCGTCCCCGGTCATCGCCACCACTTTTCCGGCCTTTTGCAGGGCCTGGACGATCTGGAGTTTATGCGAAGGGCTGACCCGCGCGAAAACGTGGACCTGCTTGGAAAGGCCGATCATGGCCTCGGGGGCGAGCTCGGAAAGGTGCGTCGAGTCCAGGATCGACAGCGGCTTGTCGCCGCTGAGGCTCAACTCTTTCCCGATCGCGTATGCGGTCGGACTCTGGTCGCCGGTGATCATGATGGTTTCAATCCCGGCCCGGTGAAAGTCCCGGATCAGTTCTTTGACCCCATGCCGTACGGGATCGGCCATTCCGATGTGGCCCAGCCAGATCAGCCCCCGATCGGATCCGTCCTCTTCGGGATGAAGGAGGCCGTAGGCAACGCCGAGGACGCGGAGGGCCTGGCCCGAGAGGCCTTCGTTCTCGGTTTGGATCTTCGACCGGTCTTCGTCCGTCAACGGGATGATCTGTCCGTCGCTCATGCGGTAACGGCACATCATCAGAACCTCGATCGGGTTTCCCTTCACGGCCAGAAGGTGCAGCGGCCCCGTCGCTTCCGTATCGGCTGAAACATGAAGGGTGCTCATGAAGTTGCGATTTTCGGACCGGTGGTTCATCTGAAGGACCGGATAGCGATCCCGGAGTTTCAAGACATCCACGCCGGAGCTGATCGCCATCTGGAGCAGGGCGTTTTCCGTGGGCGAGCCGCGAAGGGTGTGTTTTCCTTCTTGAAATACCACGGCGGATTCATTGCAAAGGACGGAGACGTGAATCAATCTCAGCAGCTCGTCCGAAGCGAACGGGTTGAGGAGTTCCTCCCCGCACCGGAATCGGCCGTCCGAGACGGAAATCCGTTTT
Coding sequences within it:
- a CDS encoding undecaprenyl-diphosphate phosphatase, producing the protein MTQWLDSFILGVVEGLTEFIPVSSTGHLILAGHLLGYEGEKASTFEVVIQLGAILAVVFLYKERFYGLIPSNKSKGLAGINGLYLLFLTTLPAVVIGGLTHGFIKNHLFNSKTVALGLGIGGVAILLVERFLPKVKKRGVDSLGWREALLIGFFQCLALWPGVSRSGATILGGMAIGVERRTAAEYSFLAAVPVMFAATAYDLFKSRSFLDASDLTTFGIGFVVSFITAWFSVKGFIGLLGRYTLNGFGWYRIAVALLILWLLR
- the ppk1 gene encoding polyphosphate kinase 1, whose protein sequence is MEKELVSAVDLDAPEWYLNRELTWLEFNRRVLNEGFDERSPLLERVKFLAIVASNLDEFFMKRIGGLKQQAGAGVTELSVDGRTPEKQIHECHAVVREMEDQQRGLSVELFRLLDQAGIHLNNYTALNPADKAAVRDHYVRNVFPLVTPLAIGPAHPFPFISNLSLNLLVTVRHPGADKADLVRIKVPIGEEVPRFLQIREQLGFVPLEDVIAQNLDLLFPGMQIESCELFRVTRNAITEIPGHQAEDLMSMVESELRDRKFAPIVRLETSKGMNPTRRGMLAAELGLDEAADVFEVDGLMAKRDLSQIAALKIRELHDAPHHPMDPPLIAGATNIFHRIREQGPLLLQHPYDSFVTSVERFVKEASQDPKVLAIKMTLYRTAAESKIIEYLIEASQNGKQVAVAVELKARFDESSNIRWAHRLEEAGIHVSYGVLGLKTHCKIIFVLRRDYDGLRRYAHFGTGNYNADTARVYSDLGLLTCDPVIGGDLTELFNYLTSGNVPDRNYRKLLPAPTRFKQALLSKIEREALRQDGSPGLIRFKINALEDKDITKALYRASQAGVKVDLIVRDTCRLRPGIPGVSDRIRVFSLVGRFLEHARIYYFRNGGDEEYFISSADCMAQKMEHRIEVAVPVEEPDLRVQLRQILDLQMTNRRGLWTMRPDGTYDRVAAEPGADDRGAQEVLIERAQERCQASQTSSPRDPSAFSGGPNSGAYSPSAGHRFKTQRRREP
- a CDS encoding NUDIX domain-containing protein codes for the protein MSGLTHAGGIVVRLQGDAPRYLVVTAKNDALRWVFPKGHIDPGETPEAAAEREVREEAGMDAKIVEAVGSVDFKKDGREARAAFFLMHYVRNAGPGEDRKRRWCPYEEALELLSSDANRDLLRRAHSLANKHLHRQGSAS
- a CDS encoding response regulator transcription factor; the protein is MAKKIVMIEDEPDITGLVTHYLEKEGYRVATVRDGAKGFQQIKAEPPDLLILDIMLPEMDGLEICRRVRADSKTAALPIIMLTAKGEETDRVVGLEVGADDYLTKPFSPKELVARVKALLRRADRREAEPDRYVYGDLVLDPVRHEVRLQGREIVLTAKEFGLLERLLKERGRVLSRDALLDKVWGYDADVISRTVDVHIRRLREKIPFLKDCIQTVKPFGYKLKEEP
- a CDS encoding ATP-binding protein; this encodes MRLSLQSRFVLALLLSGVFTFLLAYGLTFWVRDPVSALAIALLASLPVLWVIGRGLARHVTKPFEEIAAVARGLAAGQRGRRVAVRSRDEIADLGHAVNRMAADLETKLTEISEDRGRLQAVLSSMVEGVLVLDRERKILLMNAAIARMFLLEDSAVLGRPLIEVFRHRQLHQLVQRTLESGADQSEELAMFIPDERIFSVQASVSEKGGVAVVLVFHDVSSLKRLERIRKDFVANVSHELRTPMTSIKGYIEALIDGAKDDPRKCVEFLRIIQKHADQLTALLSDLLQLSTIESGRYQWQRGTIPVADLIGKAVHLLQPQAEKKGQTISTGSAADAGSVIGDADKLTQVLINLIDNAIKYSPAGGRITVEARQDATGVEIAVGDTGIGIPSKEIVRIFERFYRVDRARSREVGGTGLGLAIVKHIVEAHGGKVSVESQIGKGSRFIVTLPKQPPFP
- a CDS encoding response regulator transcription factor gives rise to the protein MNDAMSPEKDSSQKDILVVESDSNTAGLLKQELEKYYFQVRITPDGKKGLAEAQTAPPALIISELILPELDGWTLCRLLKSHPKTKAVPLLVLTMLGQEENRLRGLELGADDYMTKPFSVKEVVSRVRALLRRSQMNSENKPKTLLKIGPLTIDLERHEVHERGRPVSLTPIEFSLLAYLAEHSGRVFTRDQLITALWEKDRFIEEHNLDVHMHALRQKVEGDPDRPRLLVTVHGVGYKLESEP
- a CDS encoding TRC40/GET3/ArsA family transport-energizing ATPase; the protein is MRIILFTGKGGVGKTTLAAATALKAAALGYKTLVISTDVAHSLADSLAVPLSNDPRPVGPPELLAAELDTGEELERYWGNIKRRIAAILQKTGLESAIAGEMAVLPGLDEILSLVRIKKYFDEGRFDVLIIDSAPTGAAMRLLGAPDLGRLYIKNILDFSRGIGNVFVPLLQAFQRKTAAESAFPDQIQRLFDQVEALRRILADPVLTSVRLVLNADRMAILETQRAFTFFSLYGFTVDALLINRVLPPEISDPYLAAWKEKQSEYRRMIAESFSPLVPLEVPLMPQEVTGIPALTLLAETLYRGNDPVQRLSDVQPLTFELKDGEYTLSLRLVGIQGSDIDLEKCGDELRIQVGKHKRSIALPQYLAGRTPTSASLDGGFLKIIFKE
- a CDS encoding DUF3562 domain-containing protein, which translates into the protein MAAALISENDSDELQNFSTIEDLARELGVPVEEIHLHYEAALKELRPTARIKAFLPILAGRQVKETVLEKKTRGGISDQQTSAPI